A single region of the Aeromonas hydrophila subsp. hydrophila ATCC 7966 genome encodes:
- a CDS encoding zinc ribbon domain-containing protein, with translation MSHLHCPACQGELDSRSRETTCSQCQARFQIRALCPTCRQELERLKACGAVDYFCNHCNSLVSKRAVVFEVSPLAGN, from the coding sequence ATGAGCCACCTTCACTGCCCTGCCTGTCAGGGCGAGCTGGACAGTCGCAGCCGCGAGACCACCTGCAGCCAGTGCCAGGCCCGTTTCCAGATCCGGGCCCTCTGCCCGACCTGCCGGCAGGAGCTGGAGCGGCTCAAGGCCTGCGGCGCGGTGGATTACTTCTGCAATCACTGCAACAGCCTGGTATCGAAGCGGGCAGTGGTCTTTGAGGTGAGCCCGCTGGCGGGGAATTGA
- the der gene encoding ribosome biogenesis GTPase Der produces the protein MTPVVALVGRPNVGKSTLFNRLTRTRDALVADFPGLTRDRKYGQAKLGELEFIVVDTGGIDGTEEGIELKMAEQSLLAIEEADVVLFMVDARAGLTAADQAIAEHLRKTHKKVFLVANKTDGIDGDSAVSEFYGLALGEVYQMAAAHGRGVLSLLELALAPHLETLVDAATQETAQDEEEEDFDEEALLRMVAAGELDTKEDTKETPFADLPIKFAIVGRPNVGKSTLTNRMLGEDRVIVYDMPGTTRDSVYIPMERDEQKYVIIDTAGVRRRGKVHETVEKFSVIKTLKAIEDANVCLLVIDAQETITDQDLSILGFVLNTGRSVVLVVNKWDGLDQKVKEDVKNELDRRLGFIDFARVHFISALHGSGVGHLFESIQEAYQSATRRTSTAMLTRIMQMAQEDHQPPMVNGRRVKLKYAHAGGYNPPRIVIHGNQLNDLPDSYKRYLINYFRKSLKIMGTPVRVEFQESANPFEGKKNTLTLSQERQRKRLLKAKAKK, from the coding sequence ATGACTCCTGTAGTAGCCCTGGTGGGCCGCCCCAACGTGGGGAAATCCACCCTGTTTAACCGCCTGACCCGTACCCGGGATGCCCTGGTGGCTGACTTCCCCGGTCTGACCCGGGACCGCAAGTACGGCCAGGCGAAGTTGGGCGAGCTGGAATTTATCGTGGTGGATACCGGCGGTATCGATGGCACCGAAGAGGGGATCGAGCTGAAGATGGCCGAACAGTCCCTGCTGGCCATCGAAGAAGCCGACGTGGTGCTGTTCATGGTGGATGCCCGTGCCGGTTTGACCGCGGCGGATCAGGCCATCGCCGAGCACCTGCGCAAGACCCACAAGAAGGTGTTTCTGGTGGCCAACAAGACCGACGGCATCGACGGTGACTCCGCCGTGTCCGAATTCTACGGTCTGGCCCTGGGCGAGGTCTACCAGATGGCGGCCGCCCACGGTCGTGGCGTACTGAGCCTGCTGGAGCTGGCGCTGGCCCCCCATCTGGAGACCCTGGTCGACGCTGCCACACAAGAAACCGCGCAGGATGAGGAAGAAGAGGACTTCGACGAAGAAGCCCTGCTGCGCATGGTGGCTGCCGGTGAACTGGACACCAAGGAAGACACCAAGGAGACGCCGTTCGCCGATCTGCCCATCAAGTTTGCCATCGTCGGTCGCCCCAACGTCGGCAAATCCACCCTGACCAACCGTATGCTGGGTGAAGATCGGGTCATCGTCTATGATATGCCGGGTACCACCCGCGACTCCGTCTACATCCCGATGGAGCGTGACGAGCAGAAGTACGTCATCATCGACACCGCCGGCGTGCGTCGTCGCGGCAAGGTGCACGAGACGGTGGAGAAGTTCTCCGTCATCAAGACCCTCAAGGCGATTGAAGATGCCAACGTCTGCCTGCTGGTGATCGACGCCCAGGAGACCATCACCGATCAGGACTTGAGCATCCTCGGTTTCGTGCTCAACACCGGCCGCTCCGTGGTACTGGTGGTGAACAAGTGGGATGGTCTGGATCAGAAGGTGAAAGAGGACGTCAAGAACGAGCTCGATCGTCGTCTGGGCTTCATCGACTTCGCCCGCGTACACTTCATCTCCGCCCTGCACGGCAGCGGGGTTGGCCACCTGTTCGAATCCATTCAGGAGGCCTACCAGTCCGCTACCCGCCGTACCAGCACCGCCATGCTGACCCGCATCATGCAGATGGCGCAGGAAGACCACCAGCCGCCGATGGTGAACGGTCGCCGGGTCAAGCTCAAATATGCCCACGCCGGTGGCTACAACCCGCCGCGCATCGTGATCCACGGCAACCAGCTCAACGATTTGCCGGATTCCTACAAGCGCTACCTCATCAACTACTTCCGCAAGTCGCTGAAGATCATGGGGACGCCGGTCCGGGTCGAGTTCCAGGAGTCGGCCAACCCGTTCGAGGGCAAGAAAAATACCCTGACTCTGAGCCAGGAGCGTCAACGCAAGCGCCTGCTCAAGGCCAAAGCCAAGAAATAA